In the genome of Planococcus donghaensis, the window TTCAACCATTATTCGCTTTTGCAGGTACGTATTTCTTTTTCAAAGAGAAACTTTCTATTAAAACGCTTGTTTCAGGAGCTATCGCAATATTAGGTAGTGTCTTAATAGGATATGGTGACTTTCAAGTGAGCGGAAGTGCTCTGTATGGAGATTTATTAGCCTTAATAGCTTGTGCTTTAATTACAGCTTATTTGTTATTTGGACAAGATGTTCGAAAAAGGTTGTCATTGGTTACCTACACTTTTGTTGTTTATAGTATCAGCACAATAACATTATTCTTCTATATTGTATTAAAGGGAGAGTCATTCGGGCCTTATCCGGCTTCAGAGTGGATGTGGTTTTTACTCTTAGCGATCATTCCGAACTTGCTAGGGCACACTTTATTTAATTGGGCTTTAAAGTGGGTTAGTACAAATGTTATTTCCATTGCAATTCTTTTTGAGCCAATAGGTGCTGCTATACTTGCTTATTTTATCCTTGGAGAATATTTAACGGTTTCTCAAATTGTAGGCGGAAGTGTAGTGTTAGCGGGGATTATGTTGTTTGTTACAGACTACAGGAAAATTAAAAAGTACTTTTTTAAAATAAACGCTTGATTTTTGGCGCGTGGCGGTTTATATTTATATATGTCCTTACGA includes:
- a CDS encoding DMT family transporter, which codes for MEKPTIHPYIPIIIGVFSVALSAIFVKMTAADSGVTAFYRMLFSVLIMSPVFLLKYTHEIKKLSKRDWLFASIAGVFLAFHFILWFESLNYTSVASSTVLVTLQPLFAFAGTYFFFKEKLSIKTLVSGAIAILGSVLIGYGDFQVSGSALYGDLLALIACALITAYLLFGQDVRKRLSLVTYTFVVYSISTITLFFYIVLKGESFGPYPASEWMWFLLLAIIPNLLGHTLFNWALKWVSTNVISIAILFEPIGAAILAYFILGEYLTVSQIVGGSVVLAGIMLFVTDYRKIKKYFFKINA